A region of Mauremys mutica isolate MM-2020 ecotype Southern chromosome 24, ASM2049712v1, whole genome shotgun sequence DNA encodes the following proteins:
- the DAPK3 gene encoding death-associated protein kinase 3, translating into MSTFRQENVDDHYEMGEELGSGQFAIVRKCREKKSGLEYAAKFIKKRRLSSSRRGVSREEIEREVDILREIQHPNIITLHDIFENKTDVVLILELVSGGELFDFLAEKESLTEEEATQFLKQILDGVHYLHSKRIAHFDLKPENIMLLDKNVPNPRIKLIDFGIAHKIEAGNEFKNIFGTPEFVAPEIVNYEPLGLEADMWSIGVITYILLSGASPFLGETKQETLTNISAVNYDFDEEYFSNTSELAKDFIRRLLVKDPKKRMTIAQSLEHPWIKVIKRRNVRNEDNGKKPERRRLKTTRLKEYTIKSHSSMPPNNTYINFERFSKVLEYVAVVEESLREMERNKKSFREDIEALRSIYEEKESWYKEENEIIRQDLRQIRQELQKTEALKKQTQEETKSTLLVANGLKRRYRKLENRYEALAKQVASEMKFAQELVWSVEQEKLQGGEGDCSIR; encoded by the exons CGGCCAGTTTGCCATCGTGCGGAAGTGCCGGGAGAAGAAAAGCGGCCTGGAGTATGCGGCCAAGTTCATCAAGAAGCGGCGCCTGTCGTCCAGCCGGCGGGGCGTGAGCCGGGAGGAGATCGAGAGGGAGGTGGACATCCTGCGGGAGATCCAGCACCCCAACATCATCACGCTCCATGACATCTTCGAGAACAAGACGGACGTGGTGCTGATCCTGGAGCTGGTCTCGGGGGGCGAGCTCTTTGACTTCCTGGCCGAGAAGGAGTCCCTGACGGAGGAAGAGGCCACCCAGTTCCTCAAGCAGATCCTGGATGGAGTCCACTACTTGCATTCCAAGCGCATAGCGCACTTCGACCTGAAG CCCGAGAACATCATGCTGCTGGACAAGAACGTGCCAAACCCCCGCATCAAACTCATCGACTTCGGCATTGCTCACAAAATCGAAGCAGGGAATGAGTTCAAAAACATCTTTGGGACCCCGGAGTTTGTAG CCCCTGAAATAGTGAACTACGAGcccctggggctggaggctgacaTGTG gAGCATCGGGGTCATCACATACATTCT TCTAAGTGGCGCCTCTCCGTTCCTGGGCGAAACGAAGCAGGAGACGCTGACGAACATCTCCGCCGTGAACTACGACTTCGACGAGGAGTATTTCAGCAACACCAGCGAGCTGGCCAAGGACTTCATCCGGCGCCTGCTTGTCAAAGATCCCAA GAAGCGGATGACAATTGCCCAGAGCCTGGAGCATCCCTGGATTAAG GTGATCAAGAGGAGGAACGTCCGCAATGAAGACAACGGCAAGAAGCCGGAGAGGCGGCGTCTCAAGACCACTCGGCTCAAGGAGTACACCATCAAGTCCCACTCCAGCATGCCCCCCAACAACACCTACATCAACTTTGAGCGCTTCTCCAAGGTCCTGGAGTACGTGGCTGTGGTTGAGGAGAGCCTCCGGGAGATGGAGAGGAACAAGAAGTCCTTCCGGGAGGACATCGAAGCCTTGCGCTCCATCTACGAGGAGAAGGAGTCCTGGTACAAGGAGGAGAATGAGATCATCCGCCAGGACCTGCGCCAGATccggcaggagctgcagaagaCAGAGGCCCTGAAAAAGCAGACCCAGGAGGAGACCAAGAGCACCCTGCTGGTGGCCAATGGGCTTAAACGGCGCTACCGGAAGCTGGAGAACCGCTATGAGGCTCTGGCCAAGCAGGTGGCCTCGGAGATGAAATTTGCGCAGGAGCTGGTGTGGTCAGTGGAGCAGGAGAAGCTGCAGGGTGGAGAGGGGGACTGCAGCATCCGCTAG